A window from Criblamydia sequanensis CRIB-18 encodes these proteins:
- a CDS encoding SMI1/KNR4 family protein yields MTLDAAYQSFAEKFYIDSNKLTPYPLEEIQKAETALEFQFPKDYRDFLLQVGPQAIYRIDSEKLDEEDFDEVDCLCYMTDLLLLDQVIEYHDTISDELIPFAGDGNGNKLCFSKELQGIFFWDHETDEVIFIKDSFKEVVQKVLEFPTTPLPCEEDPEEFASDDFDVYTLKVTNLGPNKMEVLMALRRITGWSLEETKERIARLPCSVISKGKLWLSDYSDYLENLGASIILVKDNG; encoded by the coding sequence ATGACACTAGATGCCGCGTATCAATCTTTTGCTGAAAAGTTTTATATCGATAGTAACAAACTTACGCCTTACCCGCTTGAAGAAATCCAAAAAGCTGAAACGGCTCTTGAATTTCAGTTTCCCAAAGACTATAGAGATTTTCTTCTGCAAGTAGGCCCTCAAGCCATTTATCGCATTGACTCTGAAAAGCTTGATGAAGAAGACTTCGATGAAGTGGATTGTTTATGCTATATGACAGACCTTCTTTTATTAGATCAAGTGATTGAATATCATGATACGATAAGTGATGAGCTTATCCCTTTTGCAGGAGATGGCAATGGAAATAAACTTTGCTTCAGTAAAGAATTGCAAGGCATTTTCTTTTGGGATCATGAAACCGATGAAGTTATTTTCATAAAAGATTCTTTTAAAGAGGTCGTTCAAAAAGTTTTAGAATTCCCCACCACGCCTCTACCTTGTGAAGAAGATCCCGAAGAATTTGCAAGTGATGATTTTGACGTTTATACTTTGAAAGTCACAAATCTTGGCCCCAATAAAATGGAAGTCTTAATGGCTTTACGGAGAATCACGGGATGGAGTTTAGAGGAAACTAAAGAAAGGATCGCAAGATTGCCCTGTTCTGTAATTTCTAAAGGCAAATTATGGCTCTCGGATTATTCTGATTATTTAGAAAATTTAGGCGCCTCTATTATCTTAGTCAAAGATAATGGATGA
- a CDS encoding peptide chain release factor 3 has protein sequence MNDSQKSLQEAVKQRRTFAIISHPDAGKTTLTEKLLLYSGMIATAGMVKGRKGRKAAASDWMSMEQERGISITSSAMQFPYKDAIINVLDTPGHEDFSEDTYRTLTAADCAIMVIDAAKGVEKQTRKLFEVCRLRNIPVLTFINKMDMPGRDPLELMNEVENVLQIHSYAMNWPIGTGKDFHGVYDRVKNEYVFFSKTSHGGSQKAAIARYPANSPEAIEKIGEDIQEKLLQELDLLEIAGNPFSLEEFLEGKVTPVFFASALTNFGVEPFFDAFIDLAPCPHKRFANLLDGKEIEIDPVENPFSGYVFKLQANMDRRHRDSMAFIRICSGRFERDLTVKNVRLGKEVRLSRPHGMVAGERTTLDYAYPGDIIGVINPSHFAIGDTISLNGGFKFKPLPQFQPEIFARLISKDIGKRKSFDKGVLQLTNEGAIQLLRGYEREDDLIFAAVGKLQFEVMQYRLKDEYGVETILTPLPYECSAWIKGDMKTFVKLTNSTLVVDKQGNPMALFTSQWEKQYCIKQNPNHELVDVLV, from the coding sequence ATGAATGATTCTCAAAAATCCCTCCAAGAAGCAGTCAAACAAAGGCGCACCTTTGCCATTATTAGCCACCCGGATGCCGGTAAAACAACACTGACTGAAAAACTGCTTCTTTATTCCGGCATGATTGCAACTGCCGGAATGGTTAAGGGGAGAAAAGGGAGGAAAGCTGCTGCATCAGACTGGATGTCTATGGAGCAGGAAAGAGGGATATCTATAACCTCCTCCGCCATGCAATTTCCCTATAAAGATGCCATCATCAATGTGCTTGATACCCCGGGCCACGAAGATTTTTCTGAGGATACTTATAGGACTCTGACGGCTGCAGACTGCGCCATAATGGTTATCGATGCCGCAAAAGGTGTTGAGAAGCAGACAAGAAAACTATTTGAAGTTTGCAGACTTAGAAATATCCCTGTTTTGACCTTCATCAATAAAATGGATATGCCGGGAAGAGATCCCCTTGAGCTTATGAATGAGGTAGAGAATGTTTTACAAATTCATTCCTACGCAATGAACTGGCCAATTGGAACCGGTAAAGACTTCCATGGAGTTTATGATCGCGTCAAAAATGAATATGTTTTCTTTTCCAAGACTTCTCATGGGGGATCTCAAAAGGCGGCCATCGCACGCTATCCGGCTAACAGTCCTGAAGCGATCGAAAAAATTGGAGAGGATATACAAGAAAAACTTTTACAAGAGCTCGATCTTTTAGAAATTGCCGGAAACCCCTTTTCCTTAGAAGAATTTTTAGAAGGAAAGGTCACGCCTGTATTTTTTGCGTCAGCTTTAACCAATTTCGGTGTTGAACCCTTCTTTGATGCTTTCATTGATCTTGCCCCATGCCCGCATAAGCGTTTTGCCAATCTTTTAGACGGAAAAGAAATTGAAATTGATCCGGTTGAAAATCCTTTTAGCGGATATGTTTTTAAATTGCAGGCTAATATGGATAGACGCCATCGGGACAGCATGGCCTTTATTAGGATTTGTTCCGGTCGTTTCGAAAGGGATTTAACGGTGAAAAATGTCAGGCTTGGAAAGGAAGTTAGACTTTCAAGGCCTCATGGGATGGTGGCAGGCGAGAGAACAACTTTAGACTACGCTTATCCGGGAGATATTATCGGTGTCATTAACCCCTCTCATTTTGCGATTGGAGACACGATTTCTTTAAACGGCGGTTTCAAATTTAAACCGCTTCCCCAGTTCCAACCCGAAATTTTTGCAAGGCTTATATCAAAAGATATTGGCAAAAGAAAATCTTTTGACAAAGGGGTGTTGCAATTGACAAATGAGGGTGCAATCCAGCTTCTAAGAGGCTATGAAAGAGAAGATGATCTTATTTTTGCTGCAGTTGGAAAATTGCAGTTTGAAGTGATGCAGTATCGCTTAAAAGATGAGTATGGGGTTGAAACTATCCTGACTCCACTGCCTTATGAATGTAGCGCTTGGATAAAAGGTGACATGAAAACATTTGTTAAATTGACAAATTCAACCCTTGTCGTAGATAAGCAAGGAAATCCCATGGCGTTATTTACCAGTCAGTGGGAAAAGCAATACTGCATTAAGCAGAATCCAAACCACGAACTTGTGGATGTCCTCGTTTAA
- a CDS encoding heavy metal translocating P-type ATPase, with product MPEFKKDPVCHMSVDPKKAKWHLEYKGADYFFCREACYQEFKKNPEAYLDRKIGESHKEKPENYQTLYGCPMDPEIQDSKPGFCSICGMALEPLLNSSEIILFTCPMHPEIIQEGPGSCPICGMALVPKTPSLEGESSEEKDLRKKFWIGFFLTLPILFLSMKEMIPFLNVPINETLNGWLQLILSTIVIFYCGGIFFERGFNSFKTRNLNMFSLISLGVLAAYLFSVFSLFFPELLPQVSKHPSIPFYFETGAVIIVLVLFGQFLEAKSRGQTRKALSLLLQKRPVTAQVIREGKIIEVPVSEVLVGDKLNVRPGDKVPVDGEVLSGASAVDESLFTGEPLPVDKKEKDKVIGGSFNQSGSFIMIAESVGKNTLFSRIIDLIATAERSKPSIQKLVDVVSKYFVLSVVIIAIFTFVLWLIFGPSLSYAVMAAVSVFIIACPCALGLATPMSITVGIGKGAESGILIRNAEALEKLEKVTLLAIDKTGTLTEGKPTVSKIYASQSESQELFIKYVAALENKSSHPLAKAILKKAEALGVEHLLDAKEFKLVEGKGIEGVIENQFLRIGSLEWLSENNCEGIAELESLSKHQKPDETLIFASLNNKALGFIAIHDPIKPSTYEAILKIHEMGIKIVMLTGDSHKTASFISETLGIDDFKSRIFPQKKYEFILKTKEKGISVAMAGDGINDAAAITASDVGIAMGTGSDIAIESADITLIKGDLIGIVRAFQLSKAMMKNIRENLFFAFFYNALGIPIAAGILYPFFGILLNPMIAALAMSLSSVSVILNSLRLKFLNLKN from the coding sequence ATGCCGGAGTTTAAGAAAGACCCTGTATGCCATATGTCAGTAGATCCCAAAAAAGCAAAATGGCATTTAGAATACAAGGGAGCCGATTATTTTTTTTGTCGAGAAGCTTGTTATCAGGAATTTAAAAAAAATCCCGAGGCTTATCTTGATAGAAAAATAGGGGAATCCCATAAAGAAAAACCTGAAAATTATCAGACGTTATATGGCTGTCCCATGGATCCGGAAATTCAGGATTCAAAGCCCGGTTTTTGCTCTATTTGCGGCATGGCCCTCGAACCTTTACTAAATTCGAGTGAGATAATTTTATTTACCTGTCCTATGCATCCAGAAATTATTCAGGAAGGCCCAGGATCTTGTCCGATTTGCGGTATGGCTCTCGTTCCGAAAACTCCTAGTTTAGAAGGAGAAAGCTCTGAAGAAAAGGATTTAAGAAAAAAGTTTTGGATCGGTTTTTTTCTAACATTACCAATTCTTTTTCTTTCAATGAAGGAAATGATTCCTTTTTTAAATGTTCCCATTAATGAAACATTGAATGGCTGGCTTCAGTTAATTTTAAGCACCATCGTTATTTTTTATTGCGGGGGAATCTTTTTTGAGAGAGGCTTTAACTCATTTAAAACAAGAAATTTAAATATGTTTAGTTTAATTTCTTTAGGGGTTCTGGCAGCTTACCTTTTCAGCGTTTTTTCTTTATTTTTTCCAGAACTTCTTCCACAAGTGTCAAAACACCCATCCATACCTTTTTATTTTGAAACAGGCGCCGTCATAATTGTTCTTGTCCTTTTCGGTCAGTTCTTAGAGGCGAAATCCCGAGGCCAAACACGTAAAGCCCTTTCTCTTTTACTTCAAAAAAGACCTGTGACGGCTCAAGTTATACGAGAAGGTAAAATCATTGAAGTGCCTGTAAGCGAGGTCCTTGTTGGAGATAAACTAAATGTAAGACCGGGCGACAAGGTCCCGGTTGATGGAGAAGTTTTAAGCGGGGCTAGCGCCGTAGATGAATCTTTATTCACGGGCGAGCCTTTGCCTGTAGACAAAAAAGAAAAAGATAAAGTGATTGGAGGCTCCTTCAACCAATCAGGAAGCTTTATTATGATCGCAGAAAGTGTCGGGAAGAACACTCTTTTTTCTCGAATTATCGATTTAATTGCGACAGCTGAAAGAAGCAAGCCTTCTATTCAGAAGCTTGTCGATGTTGTTTCCAAATACTTTGTTTTATCCGTCGTGATTATAGCAATTTTTACATTTGTCCTCTGGCTCATATTCGGCCCCAGCCTTTCTTATGCAGTCATGGCAGCCGTTTCCGTGTTTATCATAGCATGTCCTTGCGCTCTTGGACTTGCGACCCCAATGTCAATAACAGTCGGGATTGGAAAAGGGGCAGAATCCGGCATATTGATTCGGAATGCTGAAGCTCTTGAAAAATTAGAAAAGGTCACTCTCTTAGCCATCGATAAAACAGGCACATTGACGGAAGGCAAACCCACTGTTTCGAAAATTTATGCATCTCAATCTGAAAGTCAGGAACTCTTTATAAAATATGTGGCTGCCCTTGAAAATAAAAGCTCACACCCCCTTGCTAAAGCCATATTAAAAAAAGCTGAAGCATTAGGGGTTGAACACTTGCTTGATGCTAAAGAATTTAAATTAGTTGAGGGAAAGGGAATAGAAGGCGTTATTGAAAATCAATTTTTAAGGATTGGGTCTTTGGAATGGCTATCTGAAAATAATTGCGAAGGCATTGCGGAGCTTGAATCCCTATCTAAGCATCAAAAGCCTGATGAAACACTCATATTTGCCTCTTTAAATAATAAAGCTCTCGGGTTTATAGCCATTCATGATCCCATAAAACCTTCGACTTACGAGGCTATTTTAAAAATTCATGAAATGGGGATAAAAATAGTCATGCTTACAGGGGATAGTCACAAAACTGCTTCCTTTATATCTGAAACCCTTGGCATTGATGATTTTAAATCTCGTATTTTTCCTCAGAAAAAATATGAATTCATTCTAAAAACCAAAGAAAAAGGGATATCGGTTGCCATGGCAGGGGATGGCATCAACGATGCAGCTGCCATAACGGCATCAGATGTTGGAATTGCCATGGGAACAGGTTCTGATATTGCCATAGAATCTGCAGATATTACGCTTATCAAAGGAGATCTTATCGGGATAGTGAGGGCTTTTCAATTAAGCAAAGCCATGATGAAAAACATTCGTGAAAATTTATTTTTCGCCTTTTTCTATAATGCCCTTGGAATTCCGATAGCCGCAGGAATCCTCTATCCTTTTTTTGGAATCCTTTTGAACCCAATGATTGCAGCGCTTGCCATGAGCTTAAGCTCCGTTTCTGTGATCCTTAACTCATTAAGACTCAAATTTCTAAATCTTAAAAATTAG
- a CDS encoding class I SAM-dependent methyltransferase: MTELDLFLPLISENEDKSSPLKNRIRKNYRHLRKWAKRSLVDCFRIYDRDIKEYPIVIDFYAGKFCVQYFSFDRDKDEPPSDLKIETEEALISIFDASSESIYWKTRVRRKKLEQYEKKGHEKEFFNVYEFGVKFQINLQDYLDTGLFLDHRELRRLVSTYAKNKRVLNLFAYTCSFSVHAYHAGASYTKSVDLSNTYTDWGRDNFLLNSFPLENNEIVRADCLKFLDEEIRSKNRYDLIIIDPPTLSRSKKMDQLFDIQKDYYDLISKGLKLLSPGGILFFSTNFRKFNFDLALFDNYSVREITAKTLPIDFRNQKIHRAWEIRLLN; the protein is encoded by the coding sequence ATGACTGAACTTGATTTATTCTTACCGCTCATTTCTGAAAACGAAGATAAGAGTTCTCCTCTTAAAAACCGGATTCGGAAAAATTATCGGCACTTACGTAAATGGGCCAAAAGATCGCTCGTAGATTGTTTTCGCATTTACGATCGGGATATTAAAGAATACCCAATCGTCATAGATTTTTACGCTGGCAAATTCTGTGTTCAATATTTTTCATTCGATCGCGATAAGGATGAGCCCCCCTCTGATTTAAAAATTGAAACAGAAGAAGCTCTCATTTCTATTTTTGATGCGTCTTCAGAGTCTATTTATTGGAAGACAAGAGTTAGAAGAAAAAAACTTGAGCAATACGAAAAGAAAGGTCATGAAAAAGAATTTTTTAATGTCTACGAATTTGGGGTCAAATTTCAAATAAATTTACAGGATTATCTAGACACGGGCTTATTTTTAGACCATCGGGAACTAAGGCGTCTTGTTTCAACTTATGCAAAAAATAAGCGAGTGTTAAATTTATTTGCTTACACCTGCTCCTTTAGTGTTCACGCCTATCATGCGGGGGCGTCTTACACAAAAAGTGTAGATCTTTCAAATACCTATACGGATTGGGGAAGAGATAATTTTTTGCTTAATTCTTTTCCCTTAGAGAATAATGAGATCGTACGGGCGGATTGCCTTAAGTTTCTAGATGAGGAGATCCGTTCAAAAAATCGATATGACCTTATCATCATTGACCCTCCTACTCTTTCAAGATCTAAAAAGATGGATCAGCTATTTGATATTCAAAAAGATTATTATGACCTTATTTCTAAAGGTCTAAAACTCTTATCTCCGGGCGGGATTTTATTTTTTAGCACAAACTTTCGAAAATTTAATTTCGATCTCGCCTTATTCGACAATTATTCTGTTAGGGAAATCACGGCCAAGACCCTTCCTATAGACTTTAGAAATCAAAAAATCCATAGAGCCTGGGAGATCAGGCTTTTAAATTAA
- a CDS encoding exopolysaccharide biosynthesis protein has translation MKPRRNLLAEKLNELLSLANGEAVSLGKILQVLAGRGQAALLILFSLPFCQPIQIPGFSTPFGILLCFIGLRIAFGHKVWLPKTILERQISFKTLKKISVIAVKITNKLKFLISTRMTWLLTNPVLHLIHGLMIAILGVLLALPIPFPLTNFFTAYPILAFGLAFLEDDGVMIIIAYALSLICLLFFASLIWFGKEGFEFLYANGTIFP, from the coding sequence ATGAAACCTAGAAGAAATTTGTTAGCTGAAAAATTAAATGAGCTTTTAAGCTTGGCTAATGGAGAAGCTGTTTCTTTAGGGAAAATATTGCAAGTGCTTGCAGGCAGAGGGCAAGCAGCCCTTTTGATTTTGTTTAGCCTGCCTTTTTGCCAACCGATACAAATTCCCGGTTTTTCAACCCCCTTCGGTATTCTTTTATGTTTTATTGGTCTAAGAATTGCTTTTGGCCATAAAGTATGGCTGCCAAAAACCATTCTTGAAAGGCAAATTTCTTTTAAAACATTAAAAAAAATTAGTGTAATCGCAGTCAAAATTACAAATAAACTTAAATTTTTAATTTCAACTCGTATGACTTGGCTTTTAACCAATCCCGTTCTTCATTTGATCCATGGGCTAATGATTGCCATTTTAGGGGTTTTATTAGCTTTGCCTATTCCTTTTCCTCTGACTAACTTTTTCACAGCGTATCCTATCTTAGCATTCGGCCTTGCGTTTCTTGAAGATGATGGCGTAATGATTATTATCGCTTATGCTCTTTCCTTAATTTGTTTACTCTTCTTTGCGAGCTTAATTTGGTTTGGAAAAGAAGGTTTCGAATTTCTTTATGCTAATGGCACAATTTTTCCTTAG
- a CDS encoding FAD-dependent monooxygenase produces the protein MKKVIYLFVLIASLLFILKKDNKPLQVLIIGGGPAGLAAAIEAKSEGAEVTLVEKRKDYNRQQVLFLGKTTIGLLTKWRVEPKALSICQARNGSKVGIIKICDLEASLKEKVNHMGVKVLFGEFVKANAKGKKALIRSEDKLINLSYDLIIGADGRESALRKEFNLPLKKLGKASGTIAFIPMLQKNIPDITDTIKAGPFFLRKITLENASIIFMQSSQEYTLDDFSRCVADLEWSKEAELIQKNEVKIFTGIPVYLQKVERLSDPENEVLLVGDAAATASFFEGRGGNTGFKEASLIGPFIKNFLQDKKKAYLEFNETMKVLTEELVEASRYLFKDE, from the coding sequence ATGAAAAAAGTAATTTATCTATTCGTTCTAATCGCATCTTTATTATTTATATTAAAAAAAGATAATAAGCCCCTTCAAGTTTTAATAATTGGAGGAGGTCCTGCAGGCCTTGCTGCTGCCATTGAAGCTAAAAGTGAGGGGGCGGAAGTTACCCTTGTCGAAAAAAGAAAAGATTATAATCGTCAGCAGGTTCTATTTTTAGGTAAAACCACAATAGGTCTTTTAACGAAGTGGCGCGTTGAACCGAAGGCGCTTTCAATCTGTCAAGCTAGAAATGGCAGCAAAGTAGGGATCATTAAAATTTGTGATCTAGAAGCTTCTTTAAAAGAAAAAGTTAATCACATGGGTGTTAAAGTACTTTTTGGAGAATTTGTAAAAGCAAACGCCAAAGGAAAAAAAGCTTTAATTAGAAGTGAAGATAAACTAATAAACCTATCTTATGATCTGATTATTGGGGCTGATGGAAGAGAGAGCGCTCTTAGAAAAGAATTTAATTTACCCCTAAAAAAATTAGGAAAAGCAAGCGGCACTATAGCCTTTATTCCGATGCTTCAAAAAAACATTCCCGATATTACCGATACTATAAAAGCAGGTCCTTTCTTTTTAAGGAAAATCACCCTTGAAAATGCTTCCATCATTTTTATGCAAAGCTCTCAAGAGTACACTTTAGATGATTTTTCACGATGTGTTGCCGATTTAGAATGGTCTAAAGAAGCAGAACTCATCCAAAAAAATGAAGTTAAGATTTTTACCGGCATCCCGGTCTATCTTCAAAAGGTTGAACGTTTAAGCGACCCGGAAAATGAAGTTCTGTTAGTTGGGGATGCAGCGGCGACGGCTAGTTTTTTTGAAGGAAGAGGAGGCAATACCGGTTTTAAAGAAGCTTCTCTAATTGGCCCTTTTATAAAAAATTTTCTTCAAGATAAGAAAAAAGCTTATCTTGAGTTTAATGAAACGATGAAGGTTTTGACAGAAGAATTAGTTGAAGCAAGCCGCTATCTTTTTAAAGACGAGTAA
- a CDS encoding four-helix bundle copper-binding protein — translation MAVKKAKHLDFSVLNSEKMQILLNCMGACSACSKLCIEEGHKKTAILCEECSDICSLTAKLVAKDSEFADHMLDVCARACRKCADACGKMDAPHCQECAETCWECAEACTNL, via the coding sequence ATGGCTGTAAAAAAAGCAAAGCATCTTGATTTTTCCGTTTTAAATTCTGAAAAAATGCAAATTCTTCTAAATTGCATGGGAGCATGTTCTGCTTGCTCTAAATTATGTATTGAGGAAGGCCATAAAAAAACGGCCATTCTCTGTGAAGAGTGTTCTGATATTTGTTCGCTCACAGCCAAACTTGTCGCCAAAGACTCTGAATTTGCAGATCACATGCTTGATGTTTGCGCAAGAGCTTGCAGGAAATGTGCCGATGCTTGCGGTAAAATGGATGCCCCTCACTGTCAAGAGTGCGCAGAAACCTGCTGGGAATGCGCCGAAGCCTGTACCAATCTCTAA
- a CDS encoding GNAT family N-acetyltransferase: MKKFIQMGIITFSLFNIFPVEAAMAIPRCAHCQGKPMVYVISKATPQKDEMIKKVLELQETLLVDPLASISQDSLKDGFLLTAMDADYINYLLNEKNGVIICVTQKQVLLGYAILVNTSQFKKLFENESVGQLDSALQMDDFARNDSAYIEQIAVRKSAARQGIGSKLIDTCKKLKHALLADVFINPVSNDASLQFFTDQGFENVGILYQQPTEKLPFSQELKVFLWKLL, translated from the coding sequence ATGAAAAAATTCATACAAATGGGGATAATCACATTCTCTCTTTTCAATATCTTTCCAGTCGAGGCAGCTATGGCAATCCCAAGATGCGCCCACTGTCAGGGAAAACCGATGGTTTACGTTATAAGCAAGGCGACTCCTCAAAAAGATGAGATGATAAAAAAGGTCTTAGAGCTTCAGGAAACACTTCTTGTCGACCCGCTAGCAAGCATATCTCAAGATAGCCTTAAAGATGGATTTTTGCTGACTGCCATGGATGCCGATTATATTAATTACCTGCTTAATGAAAAAAATGGCGTTATTATATGTGTTACGCAAAAACAGGTGCTGCTTGGTTATGCTATACTCGTGAACACCTCTCAATTTAAAAAACTTTTTGAAAACGAATCCGTTGGCCAACTGGATTCCGCTCTTCAGATGGATGATTTCGCAAGAAATGACTCTGCGTATATTGAACAGATAGCCGTAAGAAAAAGCGCGGCAAGACAAGGGATTGGGTCTAAGCTCATAGACACTTGCAAAAAACTTAAACATGCTCTTTTAGCAGATGTTTTTATAAACCCTGTTTCAAATGATGCTTCACTTCAATTTTTCACCGATCAAGGATTTGAAAATGTAGGCATTCTCTATCAACAGCCCACTGAAAAGCTTCCTTTTTCTCAAGAGCTAAAAGTTTTTCTCTGGAAATTACTCTAA
- a CDS encoding thioredoxin domain-containing protein: MQKSSFSLKHKDGFFNAIILIALITGLTLSILSVFEFCHTACATGQKYRLFGFKFEFFGIAFFAAAILFHLLSSVSPIFTVLTSLMLASGIGAEIWFLFLQKVIIGTWCPICVSIAATIFVAALTRMIHFFKSNFYDTTQGEAMKSLSKTFPTVGVLIAGFMFAFLGVDKINPLVAAQASLKDNINLGHATSPVEVYVFTDWFCPACKKIEPLIEQLAPEIKENAKLYFVDAAIHQESLNYTPYNLAFMVNNKEDYFKIRKALDNLAKTTKAPSDADIEKAVSPLGVKLKELNFNDVATGVKLFKRLVKQFDLRSTPAVIIVNIDTKKGKKLFGTTDINRENILEAIDAVK, encoded by the coding sequence ATGCAAAAAAGCAGCTTTTCTTTAAAACATAAAGATGGTTTTTTTAATGCCATAATTTTGATTGCCTTGATTACAGGCCTTACCTTATCCATTCTTTCTGTTTTTGAATTTTGTCATACCGCTTGTGCCACCGGTCAAAAATATCGTCTATTCGGTTTTAAATTTGAATTTTTTGGAATTGCGTTTTTTGCAGCTGCCATTCTCTTTCATTTGTTATCAAGTGTAAGTCCGATTTTTACTGTGCTAACAAGTCTAATGCTGGCCTCCGGCATCGGCGCGGAAATTTGGTTTTTATTCTTGCAAAAAGTCATTATCGGGACATGGTGCCCTATCTGCGTGTCTATTGCAGCAACAATTTTTGTCGCAGCGCTAACTCGTATGATACATTTTTTTAAATCAAATTTTTATGATACAACCCAAGGAGAGGCTATGAAATCTCTATCAAAAACTTTTCCAACAGTGGGAGTCTTAATCGCTGGATTTATGTTCGCTTTTCTAGGCGTAGACAAAATAAACCCGCTTGTAGCAGCGCAGGCTTCTTTAAAAGATAACATCAATCTAGGGCATGCCACAAGTCCCGTAGAAGTTTATGTATTTACGGATTGGTTTTGTCCTGCTTGTAAAAAAATTGAACCTCTTATAGAACAGCTTGCGCCTGAAATAAAAGAAAATGCCAAACTTTATTTTGTGGATGCAGCCATTCACCAAGAGTCATTAAACTATACCCCTTATAACCTTGCGTTTATGGTCAATAACAAAGAAGACTATTTTAAAATAAGAAAAGCCCTCGATAACCTTGCTAAAACAACTAAGGCGCCCTCCGATGCGGATATCGAAAAGGCCGTATCTCCCCTTGGTGTAAAGTTAAAAGAACTTAATTTCAATGATGTAGCGACGGGAGTCAAACTCTTTAAACGATTGGTTAAGCAATTCGATCTAAGGAGCACACCGGCGGTTATTATTGTAAATATCGATACTAAAAAGGGCAAAAAACTATTTGGAACAACCGACATCAACCGTGAAAATATCCTGGAAGCTATCGACGCCGTAAAATAA
- a CDS encoding YgaP family membrane protein yields MFKKNLDLQGRIIRLLIAFIVLLYAILYSSWIAYAVSVFVFLEALFSWCAFYQLTGKNSCPVEAPKKEEK; encoded by the coding sequence ATGTTTAAAAAAAATCTCGACCTTCAAGGTCGTATCATCCGTCTTTTAATTGCTTTTATTGTTCTGCTGTACGCTATTCTCTATAGTAGCTGGATTGCATACGCCGTTTCCGTTTTTGTTTTTTTGGAAGCCCTATTCAGCTGGTGCGCATTTTATCAGCTTACAGGCAAAAACAGCTGCCCGGTTGAAGCACCTAAAAAAGAAGAAAAATAG
- a CDS encoding queuosine precursor transporter, with protein sequence MAMDFSKNIYRIISTTFSVIVVVSNIISAKLFALPLFSNFSIPAGLLTYPLTFLLSDLTTEIFGAKKSREMVYMAFGMTLLSFAIIQLALYMPSNDPLNAQAFKEVFGLNGMIVFSSLAAYAAAQLLDIKLYSYIRFLTGPRFLWVRNNGSTLLSQIADTFIVNSIHLTIGLGMDPSSVLWIMAISYFYKAFVSIAVTPLFYLLLYLIQKNMNFHEKRFESAAKKLLKI encoded by the coding sequence ATGGCAATGGATTTTTCAAAAAATATTTATCGTATTATCTCCACAACCTTTTCAGTAATCGTTGTGGTCTCAAATATCATTTCAGCTAAATTATTCGCGCTTCCTCTTTTTTCAAATTTTAGCATTCCGGCCGGACTTTTAACCTACCCGTTGACTTTTCTATTAAGCGATCTTACAACCGAAATTTTTGGGGCTAAAAAATCAAGGGAAATGGTCTATATGGCCTTTGGGATGACACTTTTAAGTTTTGCTATCATCCAATTAGCTCTTTATATGCCATCGAATGACCCTCTCAACGCCCAAGCTTTCAAAGAAGTGTTTGGGCTAAATGGGATGATTGTCTTTTCATCGCTTGCAGCTTATGCGGCAGCTCAGCTTCTAGACATTAAACTATATTCTTATATACGTTTTTTGACAGGCCCGAGGTTTCTCTGGGTTCGAAATAATGGTTCCACACTCCTTTCACAAATTGCAGATACTTTTATTGTGAATTCCATACATCTCACCATAGGACTTGGGATGGATCCATCATCTGTTTTATGGATTATGGCGATTTCATACTTTTATAAAGCTTTCGTAAGCATTGCCGTAACGCCCTTATTTTATTTACTTCTCTATTTAATTCAAAAAAACATGAATTTTCATGAAAAAAGGTTTGAGTCGGCAGCAAAAAAGCTCCTTAAGATTTGA